Proteins from one Aulosira sp. FACHB-615 genomic window:
- a CDS encoding peptidase domain-containing ABC transporter, which yields MVHNLSVQLITPEQLNETLGCSLSVEEFQYCLQQAKSLNPKVGKFWQGANVEPGIYIVVTGKVRLLDDVDELIATLETGTSFGEFTLFPEANLTPYSARASVNLQLCFIPGDVLQSLMAKYPQMRDHLWTKALSRSPQPNSADTSSLQTSEVHPHHQIDIVAPPVEPPDSKKISKAYFPNPSQRVGHLWQRVTRRYPFFAQQSASDCGAACLVMVSRYWGKRFSVNRLRDIANVDRNGASLRGLVMAAESLGFNTRPVKASFNQLAKQKLPAIAHWEGKHYIVVYEITPNDVIIGDPAIGQKTLSHSEFKANWTGYALLLQPTAAFKDAKEASTPFWQFFGLMKPHSLVIVEVLIASVFIQIFGLITPLFTQLILDRVVVQRSELTLTAVGLGLLMFNLFRVAMMGLRQYLLDHTANKIDLVLIVGFIRHTLRLPLSFFESRYVGDIVSRIQENRKIQRFLSGEALSILLDLFTVFIYVGLMFWYSWRMALLVLIIVPPFALLALIATPFLQRISREIFNSVAKESSYLIEALTGVRTVKATAVEQNVRWHWEELLNQEVKTNFASQVISNRLQIISNTIQALVTTALLWFGAHLVIQNQLTIGQLVAFNLLLVNIITPFQRLTVLWNQLQEVVIAVERINDVLDAEPEEDLQHQLRQNIPQLQGSIRFENVTFRYHPDSDVNILENLSFEIKPGQMVALVGRSGSGKTTISKLVLGLYPPTDGKVLIDGQDITSISLRSLRSCVGVVDQDTFLFGGTIRENISLGYPGATLAELIEAAKLAGADEFIKKLPLGYETQIGEGGGLLSGGQRQRIAIARALLGNPQLLILDEATSHLDTESERIIQQNLNKILKGRTTLVIAHRLSTVRNADLILVLDRGLLIESGTHAELMAKRGHYFYLNQQQMQINS from the coding sequence ATGGTGCATAATCTATCCGTTCAGTTGATCACTCCCGAACAACTCAACGAGACTTTGGGCTGTTCCCTATCGGTAGAAGAATTTCAGTACTGTCTTCAACAAGCTAAATCCCTAAATCCAAAAGTTGGTAAATTCTGGCAAGGCGCAAATGTAGAACCTGGTATCTATATTGTGGTGACAGGTAAAGTCAGGCTACTAGATGATGTTGATGAATTAATTGCCACATTAGAAACAGGAACTTCCTTCGGGGAATTTACCTTATTTCCAGAAGCTAACCTCACACCATATTCCGCCAGAGCTTCTGTTAACTTGCAACTATGTTTTATTCCTGGTGATGTGTTGCAGTCATTAATGGCGAAATACCCCCAAATGCGGGATCATCTCTGGACTAAAGCCTTATCCCGTTCGCCACAACCAAACAGCGCGGATACTTCCTCTCTTCAGACATCTGAGGTGCATCCACATCATCAAATAGATATTGTTGCGCCGCCTGTCGAACCTCCAGATAGCAAAAAGATTAGTAAAGCTTACTTCCCCAACCCTAGTCAACGAGTCGGACATTTATGGCAGAGGGTAACTCGACGCTATCCGTTTTTTGCTCAACAAAGTGCTTCTGACTGTGGTGCTGCTTGCTTAGTGATGGTGTCGCGTTATTGGGGTAAACGTTTTAGTGTGAATCGTTTACGAGATATCGCCAATGTTGACCGCAACGGTGCATCGTTGCGAGGATTAGTCATGGCGGCGGAAAGCCTCGGTTTTAACACTAGACCGGTGAAAGCTAGTTTTAATCAGTTAGCCAAGCAAAAATTACCTGCGATCGCTCATTGGGAAGGCAAACATTATATAGTTGTTTACGAAATTACTCCCAACGATGTGATTATTGGCGACCCCGCCATCGGTCAAAAAACCCTCAGCCACAGCGAATTTAAAGCTAACTGGACTGGTTATGCTTTGCTGTTGCAACCAACAGCCGCTTTTAAAGATGCCAAAGAAGCCTCTACACCTTTTTGGCAATTTTTTGGATTAATGAAACCTCACTCGCTGGTGATAGTTGAGGTGTTGATTGCTTCTGTATTTATCCAAATCTTTGGGCTGATTACCCCGTTATTTACCCAGTTAATTTTAGACCGTGTGGTTGTCCAGCGATCGGAACTGACATTAACAGCCGTGGGTTTAGGGTTGCTGATGTTTAACTTGTTCCGTGTCGCCATGATGGGGTTGCGTCAATATCTCTTAGACCATACAGCCAACAAAATTGACTTAGTATTAATTGTTGGTTTTATTCGCCATACATTGCGACTACCTTTGAGTTTTTTCGAGTCGCGTTATGTGGGCGATATTGTCTCCCGCATTCAAGAAAACCGCAAAATTCAAAGATTTCTTTCTGGTGAAGCATTATCTATACTCTTAGATTTATTCACCGTCTTTATTTATGTCGGCTTGATGTTTTGGTATAGCTGGCGTATGGCTTTGCTAGTATTAATTATTGTGCCACCATTCGCCTTATTAGCATTAATCGCTACACCATTTTTGCAGAGAATTTCGCGGGAAATCTTTAATTCTGTCGCCAAGGAAAGCAGTTACTTAATTGAAGCCTTAACTGGTGTGCGAACAGTCAAAGCCACAGCAGTGGAACAAAATGTGCGTTGGCATTGGGAAGAGTTATTAAACCAAGAAGTAAAAACCAACTTTGCCAGTCAAGTTATTAGTAATCGACTGCAAATTATTAGTAATACAATTCAAGCCTTGGTAACTACCGCTTTGCTCTGGTTTGGGGCGCACTTAGTAATTCAAAATCAATTAACGATTGGGCAGTTGGTTGCATTTAATTTGCTTTTAGTCAATATTATTACCCCATTTCAAAGATTAACGGTTTTGTGGAATCAATTGCAAGAAGTCGTGATTGCTGTAGAACGGATTAATGATGTTTTAGATGCGGAGCCAGAAGAAGATTTACAACATCAATTAAGGCAAAATATTCCTCAACTCCAAGGTAGTATCCGGTTTGAAAATGTGACCTTTCGCTATCATCCAGATAGTGATGTGAATATTTTAGAAAATCTCTCATTTGAAATCAAACCAGGGCAGATGGTAGCTTTAGTAGGGCGGAGTGGTTCAGGTAAAACTACTATTTCTAAGTTAGTTTTAGGGTTATATCCGCCTACTGATGGCAAAGTCTTAATTGATGGACAAGATATTACTAGCATTTCCTTACGTTCTCTACGTTCTTGTGTGGGAGTAGTTGACCAAGATACCTTTTTATTTGGTGGCACAATTCGAGAGAATATTAGTTTAGGATATCCAGGAGCTACCTTAGCAGAATTAATCGAAGCTGCTAAATTAGCTGGTGCGGATGAGTTTATTAAAAAGCTACCCTTGGGATATGAAACCCAAATAGGTGAAGGTGGCGGCTTGTTATCTGGTGGACAGCGACAACGAATTGCGATCGCTAGAGCTTTGTTAGGTAATCCACAGCTATTGATTTTAGACGAAGCTACCTCCCATCTAGATACTGAATCGGAAAGAATTATTCAACAGAATTTAAATAAAATCCTCAAAGGCAGAACAACATTAGTTATCGCCCACCGCCTTTCTACAGTGCGGAATGCAGATTTAATTTTAGTCCTAGATCGAGGGCTATTAATTGAAAGTGGCACTCATGCAGAACTAATGGCTAAACGAGGACATTATTTCTATTTAAATCAACAGCAAATGCAAATTAATAGTTAG